In a genomic window of Callithrix jacchus isolate 240 chromosome 22, calJac240_pri, whole genome shotgun sequence:
- the CPT1C gene encoding palmitoyl thioesterase CPT1C isoform X9 has product MEKIKELLPDWGGQHHGLRGVLAAALFASCLWGALIFTLHVALRLLLSYHGWLLEPHGAMSSPTKTWLALVRIFSGRHPMLFSYQRSLPRQPVPSVHDTVRKYLESVRPVLSDEDFDWTAVLAQEFLRLQASLLQWHLRLKSWWASNYVSDWWEEFVYLRSRNPLMVNSNYYMMDFLYVTPTPLQAARAGNAIHALLLYRHRLNRQEIPPTLLMGMRPLCSAQYEKIFNTTRIPGVQKARATERDPDSKKRKGHYPSVAGLPAPMLLPTPPLDHIRHLHDSQHVAVFHQGRFFRVGTHSRNSLLSPRALEQQFQRILDDPSPACPHEEHLAALTAAPRDTWAQVRTSLKTQAAEALEVVEGAAFFVSLDAEPAGLTREDPAASLDAYAHALLAGRGHDRWFDKSFTLIVFSNGKLGLSVEHSWADCPISGHMWEFTLATECFQLGYSADGHCKGHPDPTLPQPQRLQWDLPDQIHSSISVALRGAKILSENVDCHVFPFSLFGKSFIRRCHLSSDSFIQIALQLAHFRDRGQFCLTYESAMTRLFLEGRTETVRSCTREACSFVRAMEDKEKTDPQCLALLRVAVDKHQALLKAAMSGQGVDRHLFALYIVSRFLHLQSPFLTQVHSEQWQLSTSQIPVQQMHLFDVHNYPDYVSSGGGFGPADEHGYGVSYIFMGDDMITFHISSKKSSTKTDSHRLGQHIEDALLDVASLFQAGQHFKRRFRSSREEASRRRCGFLSHQTGASKTSVTSPEL; this is encoded by the exons ATGGAGAAGATCAAAGAGTTGCTCCCCGACTG GGGTGGGCAGCACCACGGGCTCCGGGGGGTCCTGGCAGCTGCGCTGTTTGCCTCGTGTTTGTGGGGAGCCCTGATCTTCACGCTGCACGTGGCCCTGAGGCTGCTTCTGTCCTACCACGGCTGGCTTCTTGAGCCCCATGGAGCCATGTCCTCTCCCACCAAGACCTGGCTG GCCCTGGTCCGCATCTTCTCCGGCCGCCACCCTATGCTCTTCAGTTACCAGCGCTCCCTGCCGCGCCAGCCGGTGCCCTCCGTGCATGACACTGTGCGCAAG tACCTGGAGTCGGTCCGGCCGGTCCTCTCCGACGAGGACTTCGACTGGACCGCGGTCCTGGCGCAGGAATTCCTGAGGCTGCAGGCGTCGTTGCTGCAGTGGCACCTGCGACTCAAGTCCTGGTGGGCGTCCAACTAT GTCAGCGACTGGTGGGAGGAATTTGTGTACCTGCGCTCCCGAAACCCGCTGATGGTGAACAGCAACTACTACATGATG GACTTCCTGTATGTCACACCCACGCCTCTGCAGGCAGCTCGCGCTGGAAATGCCATCCATGCCCTCCTCCTGTACCGCCACCGCCTAAACCGCCAGGAGATCCCCCCG ACTTTGCTGATGGGAATGCGTCCCTTATGCTCTGCCCAGTACGAGAAGATCTTCAACACCACGCGGATTCCAGGGGTCCAAAAAG cccgggcaacagagcgagaccctgactcaaaaaaaagaaaaggtcattATCCTTCTGTGGCTGGCCTTCCTGCCCCTATGCTTCTGCCAACGCCACCCCTAGACCACATCCGTCACCTCCACGACAGCCAGCACGTGGCTGTCTTCCACCAAGGCCGATTCTTCCGCGTGGGGACCCACTCCCGAAACAGCCTGCTTTCCCCGAGGGCCCTGGAGCAGCAGTTTCAGCGAATCCTGGATGATCCGTCACCGGCCTGCCCCCACGAGGAACATCTGGCCGCTCTGACTGCTGCTCCCAG GGACACGTGGGCCCAGGTGCGGACGTCCCTGAAGACCCAGGCGGCAGAGGCCCTGGAGGTGGTGGAAGGGGCCGCTTTCTTTGTGTCACTGGACGCTGAGCCCGCGGGTCTCACCAGGGAGGACCCAGCGGCGTCATTGGATGCCTATGCCCATGCCCTGCTGGCCGGCCGGGGCCATGACCG CTGGTTTGACAAATCCTTCACCCTAATCGTCTTCTCCAATGGGAAGCTGGGGCTCAGCGTGGAGCACTCCTGGGCCGACTGCCCCATCTCAGGACACATGTGGGAG TTCACTCTGGCTACAGAATGCTTTCAGCTGGGCTACTCAGCAGACGGCCACTGCAAGGGACACCCGGACCCCACACTACCCCAGCCCCAGCGGCTGCAATGGGATCTTCCAGACCAG ATCCACTCCTCCATCTCTGTAGCCCTGCGGGGAGCCAAGATCTTGTCTGAAAATGTCGACTGCCATGTCTTTCCATTCTCCCTGTTTGGCAAGAGCTTCATCAGACGCTGCCACCTCTCTTCAGACAGCTTCATCCAGATCGCCTTGCAGCTGGCCCACTTCCGG GACAGGGGTCAATTCTGCCTGACTTATGAGTCGGCCATGACGCGCTTGTTCCTGGAAGGCCGGACGGAGACGGTGCGGTCTTGCACGAGGGAGGCCTGCAGCTTTGTGAGAGCCATGGAGGACAAAGAGAAGACA GACCCCCAGTGCCTCGCCCTGTTGCGCGTGGCAGTGGACAAGCACCAGGCTCTGCTGAAGGCAGCCATGAGCGGGCAGGGAGTGGACCGCCACCTCTTCGCGCTCTACATCGTGTCCCGATTCCTCCACCTGCAGTCGCCCTTCCTGACCCAG GTCCATTCGGAGCAGTGGCAGCTGTCCACCAGCCAGATCCCTGTTCAGCAAATGCACCTGTTTGACGTCCACAATTACCCGGACTATGTTTCCTCTGGCGGTGGATTCGGGCCT GCTGATGAGCATGGTTATGGTGTTTCTTATATCTTCATGGGGGATGACATGATCACCTTCCACATCTCCAGCAAAAAGTCAAGCACAAAAACG GACTCCCACAGGCTGGGGCAGCACATTGAGGATGCCCTGCTGGATGTGGCCTCCCTGTTCCAAGCAGGGCAGCATTTTAAGCGCCGGTTCAGAAGTTCAAGGGAGGAGGCTTCGAGGCGCAGGTGTGGATTTCTTTCCCACCAGACTGGGGCCTCCAAGACATCTGTGACATCCCCTGAACTCTGA
- the CPT1C gene encoding palmitoyl thioesterase CPT1C isoform X10, translating into MEKIKELLPDWGGQHHGLRGVLAAALFASCLWGALIFTLHVALRLLLSYHGWLLEPHGAMSSPTKTWLALVRIFSGRHPMLFSYQRSLPRQPVPSVHDTVRKYLESVRPVLSDEDFDWTAVLAQEFLRLQASLLQWHLRLKSWWASNYVSDWWEEFVYLRSRNPLMVNSNYYMMDFLYVTPTPLQAARAGNAIHALLLYRHRLNRQEIPPTLLMGMRPLCSAQYEKIFNTTRIPGVQKDHIRHLHDSQHVAVFHQGRFFRVGTHSRNSLLSPRALEQQFQRILDDPSPACPHEEHLAALTAAPRDTWAQVRTSLKTQAAEALEVVEGAAFFVSLDAEPAGLTREDPAASLDAYAHALLAGRGHDRWFDKSFTLIVFSNGKLGLSVEHSWADCPISGHMWEFTLATECFQLGYSADGHCKGHPDPTLPQPQRLQWDLPDQIHSSISVALRGAKILSENVDCHVFPFSLFGKSFIRRCHLSSDSFIQIALQLAHFRDRGQFCLTYESAMTRLFLEGRTETVRSCTREACSFVRAMEDKEKTDPQCLALLRVAVDKHQALLKAAMSGQGVDRHLFALYIVSRFLHLQSPFLTQVHSEQWQLSTSQIPVQQMHLFDVHNYPDYVSSGGGFGPADEHGYGVSYIFMGDDMITFHISSKKSSTKTDSHRLGQHIEDALLDVASLFQAGQHFKRRFRSSREEASRRRCGFLSHQTGASKTSVTSPEL; encoded by the exons ATGGAGAAGATCAAAGAGTTGCTCCCCGACTG GGGTGGGCAGCACCACGGGCTCCGGGGGGTCCTGGCAGCTGCGCTGTTTGCCTCGTGTTTGTGGGGAGCCCTGATCTTCACGCTGCACGTGGCCCTGAGGCTGCTTCTGTCCTACCACGGCTGGCTTCTTGAGCCCCATGGAGCCATGTCCTCTCCCACCAAGACCTGGCTG GCCCTGGTCCGCATCTTCTCCGGCCGCCACCCTATGCTCTTCAGTTACCAGCGCTCCCTGCCGCGCCAGCCGGTGCCCTCCGTGCATGACACTGTGCGCAAG tACCTGGAGTCGGTCCGGCCGGTCCTCTCCGACGAGGACTTCGACTGGACCGCGGTCCTGGCGCAGGAATTCCTGAGGCTGCAGGCGTCGTTGCTGCAGTGGCACCTGCGACTCAAGTCCTGGTGGGCGTCCAACTAT GTCAGCGACTGGTGGGAGGAATTTGTGTACCTGCGCTCCCGAAACCCGCTGATGGTGAACAGCAACTACTACATGATG GACTTCCTGTATGTCACACCCACGCCTCTGCAGGCAGCTCGCGCTGGAAATGCCATCCATGCCCTCCTCCTGTACCGCCACCGCCTAAACCGCCAGGAGATCCCCCCG ACTTTGCTGATGGGAATGCGTCCCTTATGCTCTGCCCAGTACGAGAAGATCTTCAACACCACGCGGATTCCAGGGGTCCAAAAAG ACCACATCCGTCACCTCCACGACAGCCAGCACGTGGCTGTCTTCCACCAAGGCCGATTCTTCCGCGTGGGGACCCACTCCCGAAACAGCCTGCTTTCCCCGAGGGCCCTGGAGCAGCAGTTTCAGCGAATCCTGGATGATCCGTCACCGGCCTGCCCCCACGAGGAACATCTGGCCGCTCTGACTGCTGCTCCCAG GGACACGTGGGCCCAGGTGCGGACGTCCCTGAAGACCCAGGCGGCAGAGGCCCTGGAGGTGGTGGAAGGGGCCGCTTTCTTTGTGTCACTGGACGCTGAGCCCGCGGGTCTCACCAGGGAGGACCCAGCGGCGTCATTGGATGCCTATGCCCATGCCCTGCTGGCCGGCCGGGGCCATGACCG CTGGTTTGACAAATCCTTCACCCTAATCGTCTTCTCCAATGGGAAGCTGGGGCTCAGCGTGGAGCACTCCTGGGCCGACTGCCCCATCTCAGGACACATGTGGGAG TTCACTCTGGCTACAGAATGCTTTCAGCTGGGCTACTCAGCAGACGGCCACTGCAAGGGACACCCGGACCCCACACTACCCCAGCCCCAGCGGCTGCAATGGGATCTTCCAGACCAG ATCCACTCCTCCATCTCTGTAGCCCTGCGGGGAGCCAAGATCTTGTCTGAAAATGTCGACTGCCATGTCTTTCCATTCTCCCTGTTTGGCAAGAGCTTCATCAGACGCTGCCACCTCTCTTCAGACAGCTTCATCCAGATCGCCTTGCAGCTGGCCCACTTCCGG GACAGGGGTCAATTCTGCCTGACTTATGAGTCGGCCATGACGCGCTTGTTCCTGGAAGGCCGGACGGAGACGGTGCGGTCTTGCACGAGGGAGGCCTGCAGCTTTGTGAGAGCCATGGAGGACAAAGAGAAGACA GACCCCCAGTGCCTCGCCCTGTTGCGCGTGGCAGTGGACAAGCACCAGGCTCTGCTGAAGGCAGCCATGAGCGGGCAGGGAGTGGACCGCCACCTCTTCGCGCTCTACATCGTGTCCCGATTCCTCCACCTGCAGTCGCCCTTCCTGACCCAG GTCCATTCGGAGCAGTGGCAGCTGTCCACCAGCCAGATCCCTGTTCAGCAAATGCACCTGTTTGACGTCCACAATTACCCGGACTATGTTTCCTCTGGCGGTGGATTCGGGCCT GCTGATGAGCATGGTTATGGTGTTTCTTATATCTTCATGGGGGATGACATGATCACCTTCCACATCTCCAGCAAAAAGTCAAGCACAAAAACG GACTCCCACAGGCTGGGGCAGCACATTGAGGATGCCCTGCTGGATGTGGCCTCCCTGTTCCAAGCAGGGCAGCATTTTAAGCGCCGGTTCAGAAGTTCAAGGGAGGAGGCTTCGAGGCGCAGGTGTGGATTTCTTTCCCACCAGACTGGGGCCTCCAAGACATCTGTGACATCCCCTGAACTCTGA